The following are encoded in a window of Chondrinema litorale genomic DNA:
- a CDS encoding glycoside hydrolase family 2 protein, which translates to MKLDTPNKRQLIALTLIFIFSGLIKLQAQDQYELTGDWVCKSITEFSDNGETISSKDYSVSGWMPATVPGTVLTTLLNNEKVPDPFYGMNNEKIKDIYETGRDHYTYWFVKDFEEKAGKNEQVWLHLRGVNYSTEIFLNGKKVNKETHYGMFLRQTYNITDLLDSKGKNRLAVIVYPPDPVGNPNGGQGGDGRIAKGVSHQYVAGWDWIQPTRDRNTGIWDKVFIEKTGAVNVKNPHIVTLVPGKRDPKAKEQAPVNIKITAEVENPTSSAISGILKYTLEGKEVSQDVTVAANSTKLVKLADYEMQNPKLWWPNMYGEQNLYDIEISFVQGKKTSDSEKVTFGVREIQKEWNTKTQSAQINVNGQKIFIKGGNWIISDAMLRFTDERYDAEIRYHRDMNLNLIRIWGGALTERPEFYQACDKYGMLVIQDFWMSGDCNGRWFDPMKAEDQWTRRQYPDDHNLFLTSAKDMVKMIRNHASLAMYCGGNEITPPEDILIPLRDEILPELDGTRWFIEYSNSDSMSLNTLGGNGDGPYGIQPISMFWDHQTFPFNSEVGSVGVGDIESLRRFIPEENLTPPTYNDETVDDVWAYHKYIGYGAHVRPYGDAKDAKDFGVKAQLINYDQYRALMEGFSAHMWDWYSGSIIWKTQNPWTAMRGQMYDYYLDPNACLYGLRKGSEPLHIMYNPTSGMVYTVNNSFEALRSIMLKIESIDMKGNKEMLTQVFVGMEPTSSKKILSVKPFLDKIAKEEGVFLNFQLLNTDQEVLSENFYWVPNANGEYTGLNNMAEAKASITAKQTEKGKIAVTLKNDESNPVAFFNRVALIDGTTGKRILPVFYDDNYVSVIAGEEKTVILEFDPELAGKNAKVTVEGWNVPKQTIDIID; encoded by the coding sequence ATGAAATTGGATACCCCCAACAAAAGACAATTAATTGCATTAACCCTGATATTCATTTTTTCAGGTTTAATTAAACTACAAGCACAAGACCAGTACGAGCTTACAGGAGACTGGGTGTGTAAATCAATTACAGAATTTTCTGATAACGGAGAAACCATTTCGTCGAAAGATTACAGCGTTTCTGGCTGGATGCCTGCTACCGTTCCAGGAACTGTGCTCACCACTTTACTCAACAACGAGAAAGTGCCTGATCCTTTCTACGGAATGAACAATGAGAAAATTAAAGACATTTACGAAACTGGTAGAGACCATTATACTTACTGGTTTGTAAAAGACTTTGAAGAAAAAGCAGGTAAAAACGAGCAAGTTTGGTTGCACCTAAGAGGTGTAAACTACAGCACCGAAATTTTCTTAAACGGTAAAAAAGTAAACAAAGAAACGCACTACGGTATGTTTCTTCGCCAAACTTACAACATTACAGACCTGCTTGACTCTAAAGGCAAAAACAGATTGGCTGTAATTGTTTATCCTCCAGATCCAGTAGGTAATCCAAATGGCGGACAAGGTGGTGATGGCCGTATCGCAAAAGGTGTTTCTCACCAGTATGTAGCTGGTTGGGACTGGATACAACCAACAAGAGACAGAAACACTGGTATCTGGGATAAAGTTTTTATTGAGAAAACAGGAGCTGTAAATGTAAAGAACCCGCATATTGTTACACTTGTACCAGGTAAAAGAGATCCGAAAGCGAAAGAGCAAGCTCCTGTAAATATTAAAATTACGGCTGAGGTTGAAAACCCAACTTCATCTGCTATTTCTGGTATTTTAAAATATACTTTAGAAGGTAAAGAAGTTAGCCAAGATGTAACTGTAGCTGCTAATAGCACTAAGCTTGTTAAGCTTGCAGATTATGAGATGCAAAATCCGAAACTTTGGTGGCCAAATATGTATGGTGAGCAAAATCTATATGATATAGAAATCTCATTTGTACAAGGCAAAAAGACTTCTGATTCTGAGAAAGTAACTTTTGGTGTAAGAGAAATTCAAAAAGAATGGAACACCAAAACCCAAAGTGCTCAAATCAATGTAAACGGTCAAAAAATATTTATTAAAGGTGGCAACTGGATTATTTCTGATGCGATGTTGCGCTTTACTGATGAGAGATACGATGCTGAAATTCGCTACCACCGCGACATGAACCTTAACCTGATTAGAATTTGGGGTGGTGCGCTTACAGAAAGACCAGAGTTTTACCAAGCTTGCGATAAATATGGTATGCTTGTAATTCAAGACTTTTGGATGTCTGGTGATTGTAATGGTAGATGGTTTGACCCAATGAAAGCAGAAGACCAGTGGACAAGAAGACAATATCCTGATGACCACAATCTTTTCTTAACTTCTGCGAAAGACATGGTTAAGATGATCAGAAATCATGCTTCACTAGCTATGTATTGTGGTGGTAATGAAATCACTCCTCCAGAAGATATTCTTATTCCTTTAAGAGACGAAATCTTACCAGAACTAGATGGAACTCGCTGGTTTATTGAATATTCTAACTCAGACAGTATGTCTCTAAATACACTTGGTGGAAATGGTGACGGACCTTATGGAATTCAGCCAATTAGTATGTTTTGGGATCACCAAACATTCCCATTCAACTCAGAAGTTGGTTCTGTAGGTGTTGGTGATATCGAATCTTTAAGAAGATTTATTCCAGAGGAAAACTTAACTCCTCCTACTTACAATGACGAAACTGTAGACGATGTTTGGGCTTACCATAAATACATTGGTTATGGTGCACATGTAAGACCTTATGGTGATGCTAAAGATGCTAAAGACTTTGGTGTAAAAGCGCAGTTGATTAATTACGATCAGTACCGTGCTCTAATGGAAGGTTTTAGCGCTCATATGTGGGATTGGTATTCTGGTAGCATCATCTGGAAAACTCAAAACCCTTGGACTGCCATGCGTGGTCAGATGTACGATTATTATCTTGACCCAAACGCTTGTTTATATGGTTTAAGAAAAGGTAGTGAGCCATTACACATTATGTATAATCCTACTAGTGGGATGGTTTATACTGTAAACAATTCATTTGAAGCACTCCGTAGCATTATGCTTAAAATAGAAAGCATAGATATGAAAGGTAACAAAGAAATGCTTACTCAGGTATTTGTTGGAATGGAGCCAACATCGAGCAAGAAAATTCTTTCTGTAAAACCATTTCTTGATAAAATAGCGAAAGAAGAAGGTGTTTTCTTAAACTTCCAATTGCTTAATACTGACCAAGAAGTATTATCTGAAAACTTTTATTGGGTACCAAATGCAAATGGTGAATACACTGGATTAAACAATATGGCAGAAGCCAAAGCTTCTATTACTGCAAAACAAACCGAAAAAGGTAAAATCGCAGTGACTCTTAAAAATGACGAAAGTAATCCTGTTGCATTCTTCAACAGAGTTGCTTTAATCGATGGTACCACTGGAAAAAGAATATTACCTGTTTTTTACGATGATAACTATGTTTCTGTAATTGCGGGAGAAGAGAAAACAGTGATATTAGAATTTGATCCAGAACTCGCTGGCAAAAATGCAAAAGTGACAGTTGAAGGATGGAACGTTCCGAAACAAACGATTGACATTATTGACTAA
- a CDS encoding sensor histidine kinase — protein MYIQKLPSKNLYRIALHILFWLFSFFTVNYVFSITDQITTIDYLFTGLFHISLLVGVYINLEILIPLFFQKRKYTAYCTLLAIDVIFTSFLNILTFNWLADLIFPDYYFIAQFEALETIIIVFVYLLITSLLKISKSWFMLQELNHKLSKIEKENIESQLNALKAQINPHFLFNSLNVLHSLALKQSTESPDAIIKLADILRYVIYESNKSTISVEDEVKLIENYLSLQKYRIDSSAKVCFDTNIHQNNQIAPMLFLPLVENSFKHGIKGDLAETFVKIHLQSDQKQTQFKIENNKGEHDEFDAGFKGGIGIANIKKRLGLIYPHQHSLQINETENLFKVSLTIQHEN, from the coding sequence ATGTACATACAAAAACTGCCATCTAAAAACCTTTACAGAATAGCCTTGCATATTCTGTTTTGGTTGTTTTCTTTTTTTACGGTTAACTATGTTTTTTCTATTACTGATCAAATCACCACCATTGATTATTTGTTTACAGGGCTTTTTCATATCAGCCTTTTGGTGGGGGTATACATCAATCTAGAGATTCTAATTCCACTGTTCTTTCAGAAAAGGAAATACACAGCTTACTGTACGCTGCTCGCAATTGATGTTATTTTTACTAGCTTTCTAAACATACTCACATTTAACTGGCTTGCTGATTTAATTTTTCCAGATTACTATTTTATAGCTCAGTTCGAAGCGCTGGAAACAATCATAATCGTATTTGTATACTTGTTAATTACTAGTTTGCTAAAAATTTCTAAATCGTGGTTTATGCTACAAGAGTTAAATCACAAGCTTAGCAAAATCGAGAAAGAGAATATAGAAAGTCAACTAAATGCTTTAAAAGCACAGATTAATCCGCATTTTCTATTTAACAGCCTAAATGTTTTACATTCTTTGGCGCTTAAACAGTCTACCGAATCTCCGGATGCTATTATTAAATTGGCCGATATTTTACGCTATGTGATTTATGAATCTAATAAAAGTACTATTAGTGTGGAAGATGAAGTGAAGTTGATCGAAAATTACCTGAGCTTGCAAAAGTACAGGATAGACAGTTCGGCAAAAGTGTGCTTCGATACCAATATTCATCAAAACAACCAGATTGCTCCTATGCTTTTTTTACCTTTGGTAGAAAACAGTTTCAAACATGGAATTAAAGGTGATCTGGCTGAAACTTTTGTGAAAATCCATTTGCAATCCGATCAAAAGCAAACACAATTTAAAATTGAAAACAACAAAGGTGAACACGATGAATTTGATGCCGGATTTAAAGGTGGAATTGGCATTGCCAATATTAAAAAGCGCTTGGGATTAATCTATCCACATCAACATAGTTTACAAATTAACGAAACTGAAAACCTGTTTAAAGTTAGCCTTACTATCCAACATGAGAATTAA
- a CDS encoding PAS domain S-box protein — protein MFKLSGSFASRAELDKAQKTSITLQKEINSATLFVKQIEQGELNITYPGVDEDSIDPMSLPGSLISMRNQLKQLNKTETQRKWVTEGLALFSEILRTNQHDLDETCFQSISNLVKYLKANQGAIYIVDKEKELLEQKACYAYDRKKYLEKTFSFGEGMIGQIYLEKETLLLLDVPENYVTITSGLGEAPPNSIVIVPLKINEDVLGIVELASFKKFESYQIEFLEKLGENIASVISTVQTNEKTQELLRQSQIQAESLKSQEEELRQNMEELSATQEEMQRVMKEIQDKEQLLNDLINSTPDVVFVIDHEYKFKMFNKAFYKNWTEYKHDLQVGDSLLDSYKNATALEVDKQKQLWDRALSGEFISQSESTIIRGETKYMQVIYSPLRDKNNNISGIAIFSKDVTEQEEAIQNSEKLLWESQQQAEQMKAQEETILQSMEELSSTQEELLSKQKEASDLIERFNLAAKTTTEGLWDMVVPSDLNIDDNTPFIWTDNFREMLGYKSEEDFPNVLHSWSDLLHPDDKQRTIDAFNKHLLDYSGNTIYDVEYKLKLIDGTYRWFRAVGNTLRDKDGKPIRIAGSLIDIQAIKDTEELKKQLEEKVKFQASVSTDNDSVFLENLINAAPDEIFTLDRDYNLISYNERFYKLWRSEGFEIKTGINMSLFFDDVEEWEHHKEFYKSAFNGENFSVNLSRNVAGEERFYNVVYSPVRSANEEEIIAIALFARPLTEANTPKTLIM, from the coding sequence ATGTTTAAGCTATCGGGTAGTTTTGCCTCTAGAGCAGAATTAGATAAAGCACAGAAAACCTCAATTACGCTTCAAAAAGAAATAAATTCAGCCACTTTATTTGTAAAACAGATTGAACAAGGTGAGTTGAATATAACATATCCGGGAGTTGATGAAGACAGTATAGACCCAATGTCTTTACCGGGTTCATTAATTAGTATGAGAAATCAACTAAAGCAATTAAACAAAACTGAAACTCAAAGAAAATGGGTAACAGAAGGTTTAGCTTTATTTAGTGAAATATTAAGAACAAATCAACACGATTTAGATGAAACTTGTTTTCAGTCTATTAGTAATCTGGTTAAGTACTTAAAGGCTAATCAGGGTGCGATATACATTGTAGATAAAGAAAAAGAGCTATTAGAACAGAAAGCATGTTATGCCTATGATAGAAAAAAATACTTAGAAAAAACATTTAGTTTTGGTGAAGGGATGATTGGGCAAATCTATCTCGAAAAAGAAACATTGCTCTTATTAGATGTTCCAGAAAACTACGTTACCATTACTTCTGGTTTAGGTGAGGCTCCACCAAATTCTATTGTAATTGTTCCCCTAAAAATAAATGAAGATGTACTTGGTATAGTTGAGCTAGCCTCGTTCAAAAAGTTTGAATCTTATCAAATAGAATTTCTCGAAAAGTTAGGAGAAAATATAGCTTCTGTAATATCTACTGTTCAGACAAATGAAAAGACACAGGAATTGTTGAGGCAAAGTCAAATACAAGCTGAAAGTTTAAAGTCTCAAGAAGAAGAACTACGCCAGAATATGGAAGAACTTTCTGCTACTCAGGAGGAGATGCAGCGGGTAATGAAGGAAATTCAAGACAAAGAACAATTACTGAATGATTTAATAAACTCTACCCCAGATGTTGTATTCGTAATTGATCACGAGTATAAATTCAAGATGTTTAACAAGGCATTTTATAAGAATTGGACAGAGTATAAACATGATCTGCAAGTGGGTGATAGTCTACTAGATTCTTACAAAAATGCTACTGCTTTAGAAGTAGATAAACAAAAACAATTGTGGGACAGAGCTTTATCCGGTGAATTTATTTCTCAATCTGAATCAACTATCATTAGGGGAGAGACTAAGTATATGCAGGTGATATACAGTCCTTTGAGGGATAAAAATAATAATATATCTGGTATTGCTATTTTCTCTAAGGATGTAACAGAACAGGAAGAAGCTATTCAAAATAGTGAAAAACTTTTATGGGAAAGCCAGCAACAGGCAGAACAAATGAAAGCTCAGGAGGAAACAATTCTACAAAGCATGGAAGAATTGTCTAGTACACAAGAAGAACTCTTGAGTAAACAAAAAGAAGCTTCTGATTTGATAGAGAGATTTAATTTGGCAGCTAAAACCACTACTGAAGGTTTATGGGATATGGTTGTTCCAAGTGATTTGAATATTGATGATAACACACCATTTATCTGGACAGATAATTTTAGAGAAATGTTGGGTTACAAGAGTGAAGAAGATTTCCCTAATGTTTTACATTCTTGGTCAGATTTATTGCATCCTGATGATAAACAAAGAACTATAGATGCATTTAATAAGCATTTGTTAGATTATTCTGGTAATACAATTTATGATGTTGAATATAAATTGAAACTGATTGATGGAACATACAGATGGTTTCGCGCTGTAGGTAATACTTTGAGAGACAAAGATGGAAAACCTATTCGAATTGCAGGCTCTTTAATAGATATTCAAGCAATAAAAGATACAGAGGAACTAAAGAAACAGCTAGAAGAAAAAGTGAAGTTCCAAGCATCTGTTTCTACCGATAATGATAGTGTTTTCTTAGAAAATTTAATTAATGCGGCACCAGATGAAATCTTTACCTTAGATAGAGATTATAACCTTATTTCTTATAATGAAAGGTTTTATAAGTTGTGGAGATCAGAAGGTTTTGAGATTAAGACTGGAATAAATATGTCTTTATTTTTTGATGATGTAGAAGAATGGGAACATCATAAAGAATTTTATAAAAGTGCTTTTAATGGTGAAAATTTTTCAGTGAATTTATCAAGAAATGTAGCCGGTGAAGAGCGATTTTATAATGTAGTTTACAGCCCTGTTAGATCTGCAAACGAAGAAGAGATAATTGCGATAGCTTTATTTGCCAGACCACTTACTGAGGCTAATACACCAAAAACTTTAATAATGTAA
- a CDS encoding sialate O-acetylesterase → MKTETMINKITKATCLFTLLLFFVLEIKAEVILPAIFGDNMVLQQQTDAAIWGKASPSKKVSVTTSWNKKTYSATADKDGKWKVKVATPVAGGPYQITISDGKTLKLNNVLIGEVWICSGQSNMQMTMLGYKNQPIIGANRAIATSKNNNIRLFTVKRERSLEPVDDFEGDWKLCEPENVGDFSAAAYFFGKMINESLDVPVGLICTSWGGTRIEPWMSEEKLKQYDWVKLPEKDKKESQHQDPTSLFNKMINPMVGYALRGGLWYQGEANRNEPKEYEKLMAGLVENWREVWGIGDFPFYYAQIAPYFYGKDALNSAYIREAQLKVSTAIPNMGMVSLMDAGEKHCIHPANKQVVGERMAYLALTQTYGQEGFECSGPILKEMKVDGSIAKLTFDHAEHGLTTYGKELENFEIAGENQRFFPATAFITGEGISVYSPSVPNPVAVRYAFQDFVVGELFNTEGLPASSFRTDDWEMK, encoded by the coding sequence ATGAAAACTGAAACTATGATCAACAAAATTACAAAAGCAACCTGCTTATTTACTCTGCTGCTATTCTTTGTTTTAGAGATAAAAGCAGAGGTTATACTACCTGCCATTTTTGGAGACAACATGGTTTTGCAACAACAAACAGACGCAGCAATTTGGGGCAAAGCATCACCAAGCAAAAAGGTAAGTGTTACTACCTCATGGAACAAAAAAACCTATTCAGCTACGGCAGATAAAGATGGAAAGTGGAAAGTAAAAGTAGCCACTCCTGTAGCCGGAGGGCCATATCAAATCACCATTTCCGACGGAAAAACACTCAAATTAAATAATGTATTAATCGGAGAAGTGTGGATTTGTTCAGGTCAATCTAACATGCAAATGACCATGCTCGGTTATAAAAACCAGCCAATTATTGGAGCAAATAGAGCAATTGCAACTTCAAAAAATAACAACATCAGACTGTTTACTGTAAAGCGAGAAAGAAGCTTAGAACCAGTTGATGATTTTGAAGGAGATTGGAAGTTATGTGAACCTGAAAATGTAGGGGACTTTAGTGCAGCAGCTTACTTTTTTGGTAAAATGATTAACGAATCGCTCGATGTACCTGTTGGCTTAATTTGTACAAGTTGGGGAGGAACCAGAATTGAACCTTGGATGAGTGAAGAAAAGCTTAAACAATACGATTGGGTAAAATTACCTGAAAAAGACAAAAAAGAATCTCAGCATCAAGATCCTACATCATTATTTAATAAGATGATAAACCCAATGGTGGGTTATGCACTTCGTGGAGGTTTGTGGTATCAGGGTGAGGCCAATAGAAATGAACCAAAGGAATATGAAAAGCTAATGGCAGGTCTTGTAGAAAACTGGCGTGAGGTATGGGGCATTGGAGATTTCCCATTCTATTATGCACAAATTGCTCCTTATTTCTATGGAAAAGATGCGCTTAACTCTGCGTATATCCGAGAAGCACAACTAAAAGTATCTACTGCAATTCCGAATATGGGTATGGTGAGTTTGATGGATGCTGGTGAAAAGCATTGCATACACCCAGCAAATAAGCAAGTGGTTGGTGAAAGGATGGCTTATTTGGCGCTGACTCAAACATATGGGCAAGAAGGATTCGAATGTTCAGGTCCAATTTTAAAAGAAATGAAAGTTGATGGCAGCATTGCCAAGTTGACTTTCGATCATGCCGAACATGGTTTAACTACTTATGGCAAAGAGTTAGAAAACTTCGAGATAGCAGGAGAGAACCAAAGATTTTTCCCAGCAACAGCTTTTATTACTGGCGAAGGGATTTCGGTTTATTCTCCATCAGTTCCTAATCCTGTTGCGGTAAGGTATGCTTTCCAAGATTTTGTGGTGGGTGAATTATTTAACACAGAAGGTTTGCCGGCTTCTTCATTCAGAACAGATGACTGGGAAATGAAGTAA
- a CDS encoding sulfatase family protein, producing the protein MKIYLSYPYYLLCFLMFASCNRQREAVVKPPNIIYIYTDQQHANMMSCAGNKWVKTPAMDYIANNGIRFTRAYTTNPVCSPARISMITGRFPSYFDDEKGNAVRENWGANRVSQVSEEVWNSTIANYAKQAGYDIIFGGKEHLPKPLRPDTLGFTDISDNERNILAQEAASYIKGNHEKPYFMIVSLINPHDICYMAIRDFAETAFDSMLVNKGVTEIAELDKAMQIPEGVSKEEFYAKYCPPLPPNYEVQIGEPQALKKLLTNRNFRNNARMNYSDEDWRMHRWAYCRLAEVVDNDIQVILDALKEQGAEENTLVMLSSDHGEMDAAHRMEHKSTMYEEATNVPFLAMWKGQIPSGQVDSVHLVSNGLDLLPTLCDYMGVAGKADPRGKSLRPLMEGSNTDWRKYLGVESEVGKMVVSEDGYKYLRYDFTGIEEQLLDLNKDPFETTHFTDSAGYAEKLADLKNVYQTEWFPEESN; encoded by the coding sequence ATGAAAATTTATTTATCATACCCTTATTACCTTTTGTGTTTTTTGATGTTTGCATCATGCAACAGACAAAGAGAAGCAGTAGTAAAACCACCCAACATCATCTACATCTATACCGATCAGCAGCATGCAAATATGATGAGCTGTGCAGGCAATAAGTGGGTAAAAACACCAGCGATGGATTATATCGCCAACAATGGAATCCGGTTTACAAGAGCTTATACAACCAATCCGGTTTGCTCACCTGCCAGAATCAGTATGATTACAGGTCGATTCCCTTCATATTTCGATGATGAAAAAGGTAATGCAGTAAGAGAAAACTGGGGAGCCAACCGAGTGAGTCAAGTATCAGAGGAGGTTTGGAATAGCACTATTGCCAATTATGCAAAACAAGCAGGTTATGATATAATTTTTGGTGGTAAAGAACATCTGCCCAAACCATTGCGACCAGATACTTTGGGTTTTACGGATATTAGTGATAACGAAAGAAATATATTGGCTCAAGAAGCAGCCTCTTACATAAAAGGCAATCATGAAAAACCTTATTTTATGATTGTATCGCTAATTAATCCGCACGACATCTGTTACATGGCCATTCGCGATTTTGCCGAGACTGCTTTCGATTCTATGTTGGTGAACAAGGGAGTTACAGAAATTGCTGAGTTGGATAAGGCGATGCAAATTCCCGAAGGTGTTTCGAAAGAAGAATTTTATGCAAAATATTGCCCGCCATTGCCGCCTAATTACGAAGTGCAAATAGGTGAACCACAGGCATTAAAAAAACTATTAACCAATCGGAATTTCAGAAATAATGCGAGAATGAATTATTCTGATGAAGATTGGCGTATGCACAGATGGGCTTATTGTAGGTTGGCTGAAGTGGTAGACAATGACATTCAGGTAATTTTGGATGCATTAAAAGAACAAGGTGCAGAAGAAAATACTTTGGTGATGTTGTCTAGCGATCATGGTGAGATGGATGCTGCTCACAGAATGGAGCATAAAAGTACCATGTATGAAGAAGCTACCAATGTTCCTTTTTTAGCGATGTGGAAAGGCCAAATTCCATCTGGACAAGTTGATTCTGTGCATTTGGTATCTAACGGACTCGATTTATTGCCGACTTTGTGTGATTATATGGGTGTAGCAGGCAAAGCTGATCCGAGAGGAAAGAGTTTGCGTCCTTTAATGGAAGGTAGCAACACTGATTGGCGCAAGTATTTAGGTGTTGAAAGTGAAGTTGGTAAAATGGTAGTAAGCGAAGATGGCTACAAATATTTGCGATACGATTTTACAGGCATTGAAGAGCAATTACTCGATTTAAATAAAGATCCTTTTGAAACGACTCATTTTACAGATTCTGCAGGTTATGCAGAAAAGTTGGCGGATTTAAAAAATGTGTATCAGACAGAGTGGTTTCCGGAAGAAAGCAATTGA
- a CDS encoding LytR/AlgR family response regulator transcription factor: MRINCIIVDDEPASREVLEKFISDCPTLTLLQSCKNAFEASDAINQFDLQLIFLDINMPKLSGIKFYKSLVNPPFVIFTTAYPEFAVEGFEVDAIDYLLKPFPFERFYKAVNKASETIISKSSESKPQEFILWKADKKIHRVLLDEINYLEAIGDYVKVQFADKSIMVHNTFQKLLAQLPDNKFVRVHKSFAIALHKLETIDGNRIILKGKSIPIGQTYRTDFMELIKNQGLS, from the coding sequence ATGAGAATTAATTGCATAATCGTAGACGATGAGCCTGCTTCTAGAGAAGTATTAGAAAAGTTTATTTCAGACTGCCCTACTTTAACTTTATTACAGAGCTGCAAAAATGCCTTCGAAGCCTCAGATGCTATTAATCAATTTGATTTACAGTTGATTTTTTTAGATATCAATATGCCCAAACTTTCGGGTATTAAGTTTTATAAATCACTAGTAAATCCGCCATTTGTAATATTTACTACTGCATATCCGGAGTTTGCTGTAGAAGGTTTTGAGGTAGATGCCATCGATTATTTATTAAAGCCCTTCCCTTTTGAGAGATTTTATAAAGCAGTAAACAAAGCATCGGAAACAATTATTAGCAAAAGCTCTGAAAGCAAACCGCAAGAATTTATCTTGTGGAAAGCTGATAAAAAGATACACCGTGTTTTGCTCGATGAAATCAATTATTTAGAAGCCATCGGAGATTATGTAAAAGTGCAATTTGCAGACAAGTCTATTATGGTGCATAATACTTTTCAAAAGCTACTTGCCCAATTGCCTGACAATAAATTTGTGAGAGTGCACAAATCTTTTGCGATTGCTCTTCATAAACTAGAAACCATAGATGGCAACAGAATCATTCTAAAAGGAAAATCTATTCCAATTGGGCAGACTTATCGCACAGATTTTATGGAATTAATTAAAAACCAAGGTTTATCCTAA